The proteins below are encoded in one region of Periplaneta americana isolate PAMFEO1 chromosome 11, P.americana_PAMFEO1_priV1, whole genome shotgun sequence:
- the LOC138708550 gene encoding cuticle protein-like, protein MVIKLLLVAFTVCLVRGGYTGVPTLPLAVAPAVRVEPYDPNPQYSYAYSIHDALTGDSKGQQETRSGDVVQGSYSLVEPDGTIRTVEYFADPVNGFNAVVHREPAVFAAPVARVAAPLGVTSPVAKVATPVGVATPITVVDDTVNIAAPVARVATPIVNSPVARVATPIVNSPVARVATPIVNSPVARVATPVGVATPVARLDTNVDDDTVEVGAPVPSPVSDGTSVVRPDTVVTPIPVAPVAGVVTSPVVPGVTYAATPFARSFLQPELPSYDPYGYNVKRFTMSFSTPTFSYSY, encoded by the exons ATGGTGATCAAG CTTCTGTTGGTGGCGTTCACCGTATGCCTGGTGCGCGGAGGGTACACAGGAGTCCCGACTCTGCCTCTTGCCGTTGCTCCAGCTGTGAGAGTTGAGCCCTACGACCCCAACCCACAGTACAGCTACGCCTACTCTATCCACGACGCCCTGACCGGTGACTCCAAGGGACAGCAGGAGACTCGCAGCGGAGATGTGGTGCAGGGCAGCTACAGCCTGGTGGAGCCCGATGGCACGATACGAACCGTCGAGTACTTCGCCGATCCCGTCAACGGATTCAACGCCGTCGTTCACCGTGAACCAGCCGTGTTCGCTGCCCCCGTGGCGAGGGTAGCTGCACCTCTTGGTGTTACTTCTCCGGTGGCCAAGGTGGCCACACCTGTCGGTGTTGCTACACCTATTACTGTTGTCGATGATACTGTCAACATTGCTGCCCCTGTTGCGAGGGTGGCCACTCCTATTGTTAATTCCCCTGTTGCGAGGGTGGCCACTCCTATTGTTAATTCCCCTGTTGCGAGGGTGGCCACTCCTATTGTTAATTCCCCTGTTGCGAGGGTGGCTACTCCGGTCGGTGTTGCTACTCCTGTGGCAAGATTGGATACTAATGTCGACGATGATACTGTCGAAGTTGGCGCCCCTGTTCCCAGTCCTGTCTCTGATGGTACCTCCGTGGTGAGGCCGGATACTGTGGTCACGCCCATCCCTGTTGCTCCTGTAGCTGGTGTCGTCACTTCTCCTGTAGTACCCGGCGTGACGTACGCTGCTACTCCTTTTGCGCGGTCTTTCCTGCAGCCTGAACTGCCATCCTACGACCCATATGGATACAATGTGAAACGCTTCACTATGTCATTTAGTACTCCGACATTCAGCTACTCCTACTAG